The Enterococcus gilvus ATCC BAA-350 genome includes the window CAGAGAAATGATGTTTTCTGTCTTTGGCATGCTAAAGCTAAATAATTATCTTAGCCTTGCTTCTATTTTCTCTTTTGTGTCTTTTAGTTCAGTCACAACTTTTCGGCGATATTCTTCCGAAAATCTAAATTTTGGAAAACTAACACTCATTGCACCAATAACCTTGCTATTTCGCTCAATAGTAACCGCGACGCAATACCCGTCATCCTCTTGTTCCTCATCATCTATCGAAAATCCTTGCTTGGAGATTTTAATCAATTCTTTTTCTAGAGTGGCACGGTCGGTAATCGTATTTTTAGCTAGTTGAACCAGCTCAGTCCCATCAAGGTACTCGGATAAATGAGCCTGATTAAATGTACTTAAAACGGCTTTTCCCATGCCTGAACTGTACAAAGGGCGTGCCATACCAATTCGAGAGGTCATATAAATCCCTTGGTTTTTTGGTTCTAACTTATCAATATAGACAATTTTATTATTTTCTAATACGGATAAGTGGATGGTTTCATTCAACACTGAACGTAATTCTTCTAAATATGGTCGACTAATAGCTAACAAACGTTTAGCATCGATATTTTGAGTATTGTATTCCATAAATTTAGTTCCTAGATAATAAAATTTAGATTCGTCACGAATAACATAGCCAATCACAATCAAAGTCTCTAAAATTTTTGAGAGGTTGGAGGAGGTAATGCTAGTTTTCTTTGATAGATCTTGAATAGTTTTCCCGCCTTCTTCAGCAAGAGCATCTAAAATTTTAGCGGATTTTAACAACACACTACCATAAAGTTTTTTTTCTGATTTATTTTCCAAATAATCCCTCCTCGTAAAACACATGTTTATACTAAATAGCTTCAATAATCATTATAGCATGTTCCTAAATCAAAATAAGTCCTGATTTTATTTTCGTTATGAAATAGCTTGCTCGAACACTCGTTTATCAGGGTAAGACGTCAATTTGAAAACTAGCACTTCATTTGTCACTATTGCTATTTTATGACAATCTAAAACTCAATTATCTTTCACAAATAGCTTACGACGACTGACAGCCAAAGATTGGGTAGAATCAACAAATGAGAACTTTTTTCGAAAGATTTTTTTACATAGATAAAATATCAACTTTGTGCTCTTAAACATTTTGAGGTACCGGTCTTCGAACAACGCGCTATTTAGTTCCAAAATTAAATTGTCAGAAATATTTGCAACATAATCGAGTAAAGTGGTCTATAAGATTCTGTTGCAAAGTTTTAAATAAAGAATAAAATCCCTTACGGTATCTATGATTTA containing:
- a CDS encoding IclR family transcriptional regulator encodes the protein MENKSEKKLYGSVLLKSAKILDALAEEGGKTIQDLSKKTSITSSNLSKILETLIVIGYVIRDESKFYYLGTKFMEYNTQNIDAKRLLAISRPYLEELRSVLNETIHLSVLENNKIVYIDKLEPKNQGIYMTSRIGMARPLYSSGMGKAVLSTFNQAHLSEYLDGTELVQLAKNTITDRATLEKELIKISKQGFSIDDEEQEDDGYCVAVTIERNSKVIGAMSVSFPKFRFSEEYRRKVVTELKDTKEKIEARLR